From a region of the Helianthus annuus cultivar XRQ/B chromosome 5, HanXRQr2.0-SUNRISE, whole genome shotgun sequence genome:
- the LOC110942422 gene encoding centromere protein C, producing MVQSQASKPVDPFHGRSILSLHPRTFKDSKLSLKSNDLEAIHQHMSAMVLQNPDKHSEEAKSVIDSVSEFLNTNENSEDNMKENENPQKNRPALARKRAKFSMKPDTSQSSTILEPTFQMDQLHDPADFFAAYEKFENTRKELKKQRGEDPNESRIPTTARQRRPEMPRRKTSYQHHVYSSQPENDALSSQKALQDTVESQPIHDCQHEAVTPNSQPKEKEVAGSVTKAEDRVNKLYDDLMSSNIAGLDGNEALSYLQNRLNIKPVSINNLQLPNFHDIPTVNLFSSVNSIKDQNILPDTRALSDNLNEITPAKQKLPDQPFNPLSSSPTPPKSPFFAISTFGKLLSKSIEKSVDPFSSRDIDLFPPTKTSEVVSGPATHVSKDKEFSVSANKENLSELLIGIEDREQHDNVEEMDDDIHGNAEDMVEKPASPTKLNLNVEDVTDNLHCEQDKGENENIEDATEKVVPTCPPEENVEITTAQESESHCFRSVQTDDTSFNVPDASLPVQNPDIVPEQQNEEPPKTSMNKRKKTRASKIDTKKKRHSLAGGGSAWTAGVRRSNRIKTKPLEYWRGERLLYARVHNSLPTVIGVKYITPTDSGFKVESFVADEYKDLVDLISLH from the exons ATGGTGCAATCGCAGGCCTCAAAACCTGTTGATCCGTTTCACGGAAGGTCTATTCTCTCTCTACATCCTCGAACGTTCAAAGATTCCAAGCTCTCGTTGAAATCGAACGATTTAGAAGCAATTCACCAGCATATGAGTGCAATG GTATTACAAAACCCTGACAAGCATTCTGAGGAAGCAAAATCAGTTATAGATAGCGTTTCAGAATTCCTGAACACTAACGAAAACTCTGAAGATAATATGAAGGAGAATGAAAACCCTCAAAAGAATAGACCAGCTTTGGCCCGGAAGCGTGCTAAGTTTTCAATGAAGCCTGATACAAG CCAGTCTTCGACAATTCTCGAACCGACTTTTCAAATGGATCAGCTGCATGACCCTGCAGATTTTTTTGCAGCCTATGAGAAGTTCGAAA ACACCCGTAAAGAATTGAAGAAACAGAGAGGTGAAGACCCAAATGAGTCCCGAATTCCCACTACTGCTAGGCAACGTCGACCTGAAATGCCACG GAGAAAAACGAGTTATCAGCATCATGTCTACTCCAGTCAGCCTGAAAATGATGCGTTATCTTCTCAAAAAGCACTGCAAGATACTGTTGAAAGTCAACCTATACACGATTGTCAACATGAAGCAGTCACACCCAACAGTCAACCCAAGGAAAAAGAAGTAGCCG GCTCAGTAACCAAGGCTGAGGACAGAGTCAACAAGCTTTACGATGATTTAATGTCTAGTAACATCGCGGGTTTAGATGGAAATGAAGCACTGTCCTATTTGCAAAATCGTTTGAACATCAAACCCGTTTCGATAAACAATTTACAACTTCCTAACTTCCATGATATTCCTACAGTCAACCTTTTTTCATCAGTCAACTCAATAAAAGACCAGAACATATTACCCGATACACGCGCTTTATCGGATAATTTAAATGAGATCACACCTGCGAAACAGAAGTTACCCGACCAACCGTTTAATCCTCTATCTTCTTCTCCCACACCACCTAAAAGTCCATTTTTCGCTATTTCGACGTTTGGAAAACTTCTGTCGAAATCGATTGAAAAATCGGTTGATCCGTTCTCGTCCCGTGATATAGATTTGTTTCCCCCCACCAAAACTTCTGAAGTCGTTAGTGGGCCCGCAACTCATGTCAGCAAGGACAAGGAATTTTCGGTTTCTGCCAACAAGGAAAATCTGTCGGAACTTCTAATCGGCATTGAAGACCGTGAGCAGCACGATAATGTGGAAGAAATGGATGATGACATACATGGAAAT GCTGAAGACATGGTGGAGAAACCCGCATCTCCTACAAAACTTAACTTAAACGTTGAAGATGTTACAGATAATCTTCACTGTGAACAAGATAAAGGGGAGAATGAGAAT ATTGAAGATGCAACAGAGAAGGTGGTGCCAACCTGTCCACCAGAAGAAAATGTTGAGATCACTACAGCACAAGAATCAGAAAGCCATTGTTTCCGTTCAG TTCAAACGGATGATACTTCTTTCAACGTTCCCGATGCAAGTCTACCTGTTCAAAATCCTGATATTGTTCCCGAACAACAAAACGAG GAACCCCCGAAGACATCAATGAATAAGAGAAAGAAGACAAGAGCAAGTAAGATTGATACAAAAAAGAAGCGCCATAGCCTAGCAG GGGGCGGGTCTGCTTGGACAGCTGGCGTAAGAAGAAGTAACAGAATTAAAACTAAGCCCTTGGAATATTGGAGGGGCGAAAGGCTCTTGTATGCACGAGTCCATAACA GTTTGCCAACGGTTATCGGTGTGAAGTATATCACTCCTACCGACAGCGGTTTTAAGGTTGAATCTTTTGTAGCGGACGAGTACAAAGATCTTGTTGACTTGATTTCGTTGCATTAG
- the LOC118492223 gene encoding uncharacterized protein LOC118492223 has translation MAAKKAMDQPLKSQGPEVTRPASTGPVNISKGSGRYSSSGASSGGAGGYNPTVVGAKDTVGDIYYKTYTEEERGDALHQAPWSLKQKDTFAEFSASREWFLNSFPPGEVNRQRAKTHEMLYRTYILGEANARSANHQIVREWRTMVRERADWEGYRERTLKRIAEFEKSKAALDEERAKFEADKKAEEWGREGLQKKLHNAEEQLAKEKAEFKRICAQDNERTYALRQKIVGLEATVADLTSKVEEAQGEKTAKQQMEVELTEAKVQLSNKDKDLHAKDVEIAELKRRLNEQIDRCESLEIDLEAEKVKAADAEEARAVSTAALNVAQTNYSEAQGIVDTLVSEAEWMRTRGVVMVANSILNANELDRAVAALTDAARAVGHRGGYLECADHVEQMLGQEFDTSHCSVTDRADAALASAENSYDNLSLPIMELVVESLKKDDWCQRLKAILDPPVTVEVSDEEPTGDDGDDGNDDDGEDDGDDGDDGREG, from the exons ATGGCGGCGAAAAAGGCTATGGATCAGCCTTTGAAGTCTCAAGGTCCTGAAGTCACCAGGCCAGCCAGCACTGGCCCTGTTAACATTTCGAAAGGGTCCGGCCGCTACTCTTCTAGCGGCGCGAGCTCTGGTGGAGCTGGGGGTTATAACCCCACTGTGGTAGGGGCGAAAGATACCGTTGGAGATATCTACTACAAGACATATACTGAAGAAGAGCGCGGTGATGCCCTCCATCAAGCCCCCTGGAGCTTAAAACAGAAGGATACATTTGCTGAGTTTAGCGCTTCGCGTGAATGGTTTTTGAATTCCTTCCCCCCTGGTGAGGTTAATCGGCAAAGGGCAAAAACCCATGAGATGTTATATCGTACTTATATTCTTGGGGAGGCCAATGCCCGCTCTGCCAACCATCAGATCGTTCGCGAATGGCGGACGATGGTCAGAGAACGTGCCGATTGGGAGGGTTACCGCGAGCGTACTCTGAAGCGAATTGCGGAGTTTGAGAAGTCGAAAGCTGCGCTCGACGAAGAAAgagccaagtttgaggctgacaagaaggcggaggagtggggccgcgaggggctgcagaaaaaactccacaatgctgaggagcaactggccaaggagaaggccgagttcaaGCGTATATGCGCCCAAGACAACGAGCGTACTTATGCTCTACGACAGAAGATCGTTGGTCTTGAGGCTACAGTTGCGGACTTGACCTCAAAGGTGGAGGAAGCGCAGGGTGAAAAAactgccaagcagcagatggag GTTGAGCTGACTGAAGCCAAGGTGCAATTGTCTAACAAGGACAAGGATCTTCATGCCAAGGACGTTGAGATAGCGGAACTCAAACGTCGCTTGAATGAGCAAATCGACAGATGCGAGTCCTTGGAGATTGACCTTGAGGCTGAGAAGGTCAAGGCTGCTGATgctgaggaggcgcgtgctgtGAGTACTGCCGCGCTGAATGTGGCTCAAACCAACTACTCTGAGGCTCAAGGTATCGTCGATACACTTGTCTCAGAAGCGGAGTGGATGCGCACTCGTGGCGTAGTGATG gttgccaactccatctTGAATGCTAACGAGCTAGATCGCGCTGTGGCGGCTCTGACAGATGCGGCGCGTGCGGTGGGTCACCGAGGAGGTTACCTGGAGTGTGCTGATCATGTTGAGCAAATGCTTGGGCAAGAATTTGACACAAGCCACTGCTCAGTAACAGACCGTGCCGACGCTGCGCTGGCAAGTGCTGAAAATTCCTATGACAACCTCTCCTTGCCTATCATGGAGTTAGTTGTCGAATCGTTAaagaaagacgactggtgccAGCGTCTTAAGGCAATCCTCGATCCACCAGTGACCGTCGAGGTGTCTGACGAAGAACCTACTGGTGACGACGGTGATGATggcaatgatgatgatggtgaagacgacggagatgatggtgatgatggtcgCGAAGGATAG